The window tgttttaaaaaaaaactcaaatattttaattgtagGCAATATCCCCCATCCCTAATGTGGAAAATAAATGAGATTAACCATAAATTGTTGAGAAAAAACAATCagtaagatgttaaaaaaaattattacctATAAACTTTTTGTGATAAATTGATGAAAATGAAGAATCTCCATGTCACATTGTTAAGACATGACCTGACATGATACTGGAGTCTAATGTTTACCTCGTTTGACAGTTCTTTGTACTACGATGAGGATGGCGATCTAGCTCATGAGTTCTACGAGGAGACGGTGGTGacaaaaaatggcagaaaaagaTCCAAGTTGAAGAGAATACAGAAGAACCTGATTCCACAGGTGAGCTGGGAACACTCTGGTAAGATTTTGGAATGTTTAATGAGAGCAATTCTAActcaaaaactatttattttctctATGTAGGGAATTGTGAAGCTGGACCATCCTTGTATTCATGTGGATTTCCCCATTGTCCTCTGTGAGGTGTAAGGAATTGTACAGGACTGAAGTGAGATGATGTGCaggtatttgtcagaataaacaccacatttaaaaatatgtttttgtgttcagaCCGAAAATGTGGCCCCAGATACAAAAGGGAACATCAAGCTGTCGTGTGAAAAAACGACTGAAATTGTCCACATTTCACAACAAATgttgtcaaaaagttacaataaataaagtgatGAATCCCatattttaatgatattttatgTAAGCAGTTTTGAAAAGTACTTTGTGTcggggaaaaaaatatcattgttgtcaaaaagcctaaattgttGAATTgacagtttaatttttaaatgtagatgATTTACTCAGCGGACTGTGAAGGGGAGAGGGGTTGTGGATGTTATCGTACGTATCTGTTCTGTATTATCATCTCTGAGTCTGTCTCTGGTTGGAGTTCAGACCTGCACTAGTGAATATAATATAGTGTAAATACAGATTTCTTAGTTGGAAATACTTGAATAAATGATTtgcttaaatgaaataaattgtcatgttttttttgtgtgtggaattctttttattttggtcatttttatgatCAAATTGCTTTCAATTTACCTTCTggttttaacaaaaagaaatctAATGCAaattgtttgttgtgttttattttatttgttcaattttcaacagaatgacacaaaaaagacaatccCCTCCACCCTGCTGTCAACAAATACACAAACTATTATTGTGACATGTTGAGATGATATTTAGAAAGAaacttgttttatattttctctcaacttttattggtttttctttactttacattttttattttttagttgctttttctacttttgatttactttaaactaaaatctcttaaaaacaCCAGTTTCACCTAGTTTGACCCAACAGATATTCAATAAGgatataatattttaacaatcaaacagcaagaaatataaataaatcacaaaaaaacataggtcTCTCTGTCACTTTTGTtgattaaataaagtaaaaaaatagatttctaCTCTATACCAAATTCACCTTCTGAACCTCTCAATGTGGGCcttattttttcaacttttagatAAAATAACTCATCTTAAATCTAGTGTGGGGAGCTGTCATCTGAGAGAAACATATTCTTTCTTAATTCTTTTCACACTTAGCCATTTTTGAAGGTGATTTTATGCTAAATGCTTCTCAGATTCGAAGACTAAGCGGTAAGTTGAAAAGGTTTGCATCGAGGTGTGCTCAGAATATGTGTGTTTAAGAGTTTGTTACAGATGGAATTTGACTCCCTTGCTTTAATTTACCAGcaacagtttaaagaaaatcacatttccATTCATCTGATAAAGgtaacatttttgtcataaatgtgaTTTCCGTAAATGCTCCTGGTGTAACATCCCATAAAAACGAAATATGACCTCAGAAATGTAAACTGTTtaggaaaataactttttctcatCTGAGATAATTCCTGTGAAAGAAATGTGGGAATCGAAACCCTCCAAAAATTCTTTACAAACACGTTTTATTGTGGTCGtgattattttaactttttctgcaGAAAGCTTCTCCTGTTATAAGTCGATGACtagtttcagtctgaaaaccTGTGGTTCACATTTGTACTTCTCATTTTCTTACCCACCCACTTAccccattgtttttttttatttgacgaCAAGATCGAAATctgatgattttttatttttatttttttagtttcatttaagGTGGAAAATTCTTAAGCCAATAATTTGTTgattcttttaaacatttaatttaatgtaatagTGGCATCCTCACTGCCTTATAAATGTGACAGTCtcaaaaacaattgaaaacGCTGAGCTATATTGTAGAGGTGGAATATCTACAAGAAAAATCAATATCTTGATTGAAATATTTGGTATTGAAGAGTCATTTCAGGACAAATCATCTTATGTTTTACTCAAGTGACTTTTTGAGTTAGAGTTATAACTCATGTGACCTGTAGATGGCAGCAGATGGCTGCTCTGTCACTGAGAGGATCCTCAGTGGCTTTTGTTCGCTTTATTGTTCTAGTGTATTCTATCTCTTTCATTCTGTTCAGAGTAACATAAGTTTGTCTTAGTATTATAAacacactccaatcatctttagatatattgtaaaaacgttccaagtggtcttttaatattatttcattttaagctaaaataaaaaaaaaaagttgttgtctagtacatagtttctgcagaatggcagtAGTTCGTTAGAAATGTTACCTCAGAGTTGTAGGAGTAGTCCCACCCTCACTTCCTGCTGTCCATCTGTTAatactctctcccactagcttacagccccccaaaaacccaacctaacattagcagtccaacaaaaatggcgaataatattggagttatccagatttaattcaattttatttatatcgcccaatatcacaaaaaagtcCCCTATTGAGCTTCACGCCAGTAATAttacagaagcagaagctcagtcataaaatataaacaatatctaaaaactaaacagactaaataaaactggttatccctccttcccggtaaggaaaaactcctaaaaaacctgagtcaggaaaaaacgAAGAAGccttagggatgcccacatgaacaacagatcctctcccaggacggacaggcgatttaccaggattattaaagaagaattactGTTCAACTATGGAGGGGGTTAGATCCaccagccaagatgagccagaggcggggtccacggccaagaacaggagcacagacgatccaccaggaatctgaaatccctCCCGCTCCCCCAGAGGGGATTGGGaaagataccagctcagatgagataAACAAACGTTGATAGATCTATTCgtccacaagtggatgcatcagaatggagctgagcagggagcttgtagctaCTGATACAAGTTTTaccaacagtattttttcatcttcttccgatttacaacaatttgaataaagaaatgctcaaaaatgttatttttattcctaatatatgtcccccatcatgagacaaaaggccacaagaataaggtaaaaacaccattttcattagagtaCATCTTTAAATTCAAGTAGTATTCCAGATCCCTGACATTTACGATTCTCATTTCCGATTGGTCGTTTTAGAAGTAAACTGTGCACTCCACTGTAGAAGTCCTACCACTTTTTCAAATCCGAAACGTTCTGCAGTGAAGTGACAGCCCTCACCACCACACCCATGTATCCCTCGCTGCGTTTACGCCAGCATCATTCTGTTCCTTAATGGCAACATTGTGCGTAATCAGACTTCCTGGAAGCACAAAGATACAATCAGAAACTAGCTTAAAACCTCAGAAAGAGTGAGGCGGTGACCAGCCG is drawn from Oryzias melastigma strain HK-1 linkage group LG5, ASM292280v2, whole genome shotgun sequence and contains these coding sequences:
- the tusc2a gene encoding tumor suppressor 2, mitochondrial calcium regulator a, whose translation is MGGSGSKAKGVWPFSGNASDSGSEGNEQSLARLKGSRNATPYVFTRRSSLYYDEDGDLAHEFYEETVVTKNGRKRSKLKRIQKNLIPQGIVKLDHPCIHVDFPIVLCEV